In the Dolichospermum flos-aquae CCAP 1403/13F genome, TGATTTAACAGAATCTGATGCTGTACTGTTAGCAAATGAATATCCTTTGAGTGAAAATGATTGGCGCTTAACAGTAATTGGCAGAACGCAAATTCCCCAAACAAATCTTAATTCCTTATTTCAACCTCATGGTGGTGGTGGACATTCTCAAGCCGCATCTTTTAATCTTCGCACTACAGATTCCCAACCAATTTTACAACAATTATTAGATGGTTTAAAAGCCCAAATTCCCCATCCTCCCACAGCTAGAGATTTGATGTCTTCTCCAGTGCGGACAATTCGCCCTGATACTACTATAGCCGAAGCCCAGCGGATTTTATTACGTTATGGACATTCAGGTTTATCTGTAGTGAATAATCAAGATTTATTAATCGGAATTATTTCCCGACGGGATTTAGATATTGCTTTACATCATGGGTTTAGTCATGCACCAGTTAAAGGTTATATGACAAGTAATTTAAAGACAATTACCCCTGATACTTCTTTACCAGAAATTGAGTCTTTAATGGTGACTTATGATATTGGCAGATTACCAGTATTAGATCATGGGCAATTAGTTGGTATTGTCACCCGCACCGATATTTTAAGAGAATTACATCAATTAACAATTAAAAATTTAGAATTAAAAATTAAAAATTATTCTCAGGATTTAGGACTAAGTACGGAATTAGAAAAACGTCTGACACCGCAACTTTGGGAATTACTGACTACAGCATCGCAAGAAGCAGAAAAACGAGGTTGGCATCTTTATTTAGTTGGTGGTGCAGTGCGAGATTTGCTATTATCAAAAGCGGAAAATCGCAGTTTGATAATTAATGATATTGATTTAGTCGTTGATGGTTTTCATAAAACCGCAGACGTTGGTGCAGGGGTAGAATTAGCTAAAGCCTTACAGCAAATTTATCAAAATGCCAGATTAGAAATTCATGGTGCTTTTCAAACTGCGGCTTTATTATGGCATAAAGATTTAGTATTAGATTCCTTATGGGTGGATATTGCCACAGCTAGAACTGAATTTTATCCTTACCCAGCAGCTAATCCAGAGGTTGAAGCTAGTTCTATTCGGCAAGATTTATATCGGCGAGATTTTACGATTAATGCCATGGCTTTAAGGTTAACTTCTCCTCGTGCTGGTGAATTATTAGATTTCTTTGGTGGTTTTATAGACTTGCAAAATCAGCAAGTTAGAATTTTACACGCTAATAGTTTTATTGAAGATCCAACTCGGATTTATCGCGGTGTGCGGTTTGCGGTGCGGTTTGGATTTTCTCTAGAACCACAAACAGAAACTTATATTCGTTATGCTATAAATAGTGGAGTTTATGATAGAACAAGTCAGGAAAATAGTAAAACTCCGGCTTTGCAAACTCGACTAAAAACTGAATTAAAATATATATTAGCAGCAGATTATTGGCAATCAGCTTTAGAATTATTGGATAATTTGGGGGCTTTACAATGTATTCATCCTACTTTAAAATTAGATGTGGAACTTTCTCGACAATTAAATTTATTAAAACACTGTTTAAGGAAATTTGATAAAAAACAAACTTTAATAAATTGGCAAATGCGTCTAGAAGTATTAATTGCCTATTTACAACCAGAATATCGGGGGAAAGTAGCTAAAAATCTGCAATTAGTTGATGATAGTATTGTCAGATTAGAGAAATTATCTCAAATTCAAGCTGAGGTAATTACGTTATTACCAACTTTTGAAAAACCTAGTCAAACTATTTATTTACTCAAAAGATATGATTTGCAGACTTTAATTTTAATTGCTTTACAAAGTCCCCGCAAAATCAGAAGACGGATTTGGCAATATTTAACAAACTGGGGAAATATTCAACCGCTATTAAATGGGAATGATTTAAAACAATTGGGTTATAAACCTAGTCCCCAATATAAGCAAATGCTTGATGATTTATTAACTGCTACTGTAGATGGTATAATTAAAGATAAAGCGGAAGCACAAGAATTTTTAGCCAAGCATTATCCTGGGTAATGGAAATTAAAAATATGAGGTTGATATGCAAATTCAAACATCCAGCAAATACTATACTCCAGAAGAATATTTAGAACTAGAAGAAAAATCAGAAGTTAAAAACGAATATATACACGGAGAGATTATACCTATGAGTGGTGGAACTACGAATCATAATGAAATCGCAGGTAATTTTTATCTACATTTTAAATTAAAAATGCGGAATCAAAATTACAAGATTTATATGGGTGATGTTAAATTATGGCTACAACGTTATCAAATCTATACTTATCCAGATATTATGGTAATTCAAGGAGAACCAATATATCAAGGAACTGGAACTACTCAAGTCACAAATCCGTTAATGATTGTCGAAGTGTTATCTAAATCAACTATAAATTATGATAAAACCGACAAATTTAGATTTTATCGTTCTCTTCCTGAATTAAAGGAATATATTATGATTAATCAATATGAATATTTTATTGAACAATTTGCTAAAAATGCCGAAGGACAATGGGTATTAACTGAATATGAATCAGTAAATGATATATTGTCTTTAAAATCCATAGATTTTCAAATTCCCTTCAATGATATTTATGAAGGTGTAAATTTCCAGTAGGTTGGGTTGACGTATCTTAGAGGTTGTTTGAAAACTTTTTCGTGTGGGATCTGACACCCGCAGATCCCCCTAAATCCCCCTTACAAAGGGGGACTTTGAGGAATTTAGCCCCCCTTTGTAAGGGGGGTTGGGGGGATCTCGATTAATTCTGATACTTTTCAAACATCCTCTTACCCAACATCATATTATTGTCTGATAGCGTAGCTATATCAGGATTTACAGAATTTAAAAACAATATTAATTTACTGATAACATCCACGTTAGAAATGCTAAAATTGGCTCAACTGGTGGCAATGGATATTCAGTAATATCAATAGTGACTGAATTACCCTCCAGTTTTAAAAATTTCCAAGTAGTTCCACTAGTGACAGAACCGAAAATTATGGGAATGTTGACATTATTAGCAGCATTAAATTTTTGGGCAGCTACCATTTCTGCAATACACTGACCTAAACCACCATTAAGATTTTCTTTTTTTGCTTCTATAATTATAACTACTGGAGCTTGAATTTCTAATTGGCTTAGTGATTTACTAATCAGAAAGTCACAAATACCATTGAGT is a window encoding:
- a CDS encoding CBS domain-containing protein, whose amino-acid sequence is MDLILCHTTADFDALGAAVGLTCLKPGSKIVLTGGAHPPVRDFLALHRDEYPLIERRSVNPEKIRSLMVVDTQKRDRLGKAAIWFDLPNVQEIIVYDHHFGQERDIPSTQLYIDEVGATTTLMVEELQKNNISLNSAQATVMALGIHVDTGSLTYKQSTARDALALAWLMQQGANLSVISTYRDPGLSPQLQQLLSAALENLQYLCLRGYTIAWVTLKTDGFVPGLSGLASEIIDLTESDAVLLANEYPLSENDWRLTVIGRTQIPQTNLNSLFQPHGGGGHSQAASFNLRTTDSQPILQQLLDGLKAQIPHPPTARDLMSSPVRTIRPDTTIAEAQRILLRYGHSGLSVVNNQDLLIGIISRRDLDIALHHGFSHAPVKGYMTSNLKTITPDTSLPEIESLMVTYDIGRLPVLDHGQLVGIVTRTDILRELHQLTIKNLELKIKNYSQDLGLSTELEKRLTPQLWELLTTASQEAEKRGWHLYLVGGAVRDLLLSKAENRSLIINDIDLVVDGFHKTADVGAGVELAKALQQIYQNARLEIHGAFQTAALLWHKDLVLDSLWVDIATARTEFYPYPAANPEVEASSIRQDLYRRDFTINAMALRLTSPRAGELLDFFGGFIDLQNQQVRILHANSFIEDPTRIYRGVRFAVRFGFSLEPQTETYIRYAINSGVYDRTSQENSKTPALQTRLKTELKYILAADYWQSALELLDNLGALQCIHPTLKLDVELSRQLNLLKHCLRKFDKKQTLINWQMRLEVLIAYLQPEYRGKVAKNLQLVDDSIVRLEKLSQIQAEVITLLPTFEKPSQTIYLLKRYDLQTLILIALQSPRKIRRRIWQYLTNWGNIQPLLNGNDLKQLGYKPSPQYKQMLDDLLTATVDGIIKDKAEAQEFLAKHYPG
- a CDS encoding Uma2 family endonuclease, which produces MQIQTSSKYYTPEEYLELEEKSEVKNEYIHGEIIPMSGGTTNHNEIAGNFYLHFKLKMRNQNYKIYMGDVKLWLQRYQIYTYPDIMVIQGEPIYQGTGTTQVTNPLMIVEVLSKSTINYDKTDKFRFYRSLPELKEYIMINQYEYFIEQFAKNAEGQWVLTEYESVNDILSLKSIDFQIPFNDIYEGVNFQ